Part of the Prevotella communis genome is shown below.
TCGTTCCATCCAGATTGACTTGAACCCCTTCACGCTCGTAGGAGCCACCACCCGTAGCGGACTGCTCACGGCGCCTCTCCGTGCCCGTTTCGGTATCAATATGCACTTGGAATACTATGATCCTGAGACACTTAGCAAGATTATAGAGCGCTCATCGAATATCCTGGGTGTGCCCATCACGGAGGATGCCGCTATGGAGATTGCAGGTCGCAGTCGTGGAACGCCACGTATTGCCAATGCCCTGTTGCGCCGTGTGCGCGACTTTGCCCAGGTGAAGGGCAATGGTGCCATCGATACGAAGATTTCACGTGTGGCACTGACGGCCCTGAATATTGATAAGTATGGACTTGACGAGATAGACAACAAGATACTGCTCACCATCATCGACAAGTTCAAAGGTGGTCCTGTGGGTATCACCACCATCGCCACAGCCATTGGTGAGGATGCTGGCACCGTAGAGGAAGTCTATGAGCCATTCCTCATCATGGAAGGTTTCATCAAGCGCACGCCACGAGGTCGCATGGTCACCGAACTGGCCTACAGGCACTTCGGGCGCAATCCTTATTCAGGAAACATCATGGAGCCCAACCTTTTCGAGACGTAAGTATATGTGTAATTGTCTATTAATCAATAACTTAAAGATTGTTTTTCATAACGATAAGCCAACTCATACTACAACGATATGCAAAGACCATCTACGTTTTATAGGAAGCACTTATCACTAAGGCTCAGTCTGAGGGTAGCCTCGGCAGTTTGTTTGCTGTTGATGCTCACGCTCCTTGTCATGTTCTTCTATTCGCGCAAGGTGATGAAGGAGGACGCTTTGCAAAGAGCATCGCAAACGCTGGAAGGAGCGATGGTGAGGATAGACAATATCCTGCTGAGTGTTGAGGAGACAACGGGTAATATGTATTATCAGTTAAGGCCTCTCCTGAATAATCCTGATACGATACGTGCCTATTGTCGTATGGTTGTAGAGACAAACCCCTATGCCACCGGTTGTGCCATTGCCCTTAAGCCCGGCTATTATGCCGATCGTGACACGTTCATGGTTTATTATCACCGCACAGGAAACGTTTCTGACGCTCCTGCCGATTCTCTCATTGTCAGTGCAGATTCTTTCGGGAACATACCTTATACGGAGCAGGCTTGGTATAAGAAACCGATGACTCAGAACAAGGCCCTGTGGCTGAATCCTCTGGAGGGCATGGATACCGACGAGGAGCCGCTGGAATCCTACAGCGTGCCCATACCCGGTGATGATGGTGAGCCTATTGGTGTCATCAGTGTAGATGTGTCTATCAGTCTGCTGTCAGGCACCATTGCCAATATCAAGCCTACGCCCGACTCCTATTGTGCGGTGTTGGATAAAGATGGTTCGTTTATCGTCCATCCCACGGGTTTGCATCTGATGCAGCCCACTTCCCTTGGCTTACCTGACGAGACGTTGCAGCAGTTGTTGCAGCAGATTCAGTCGGGCAAATCCGGATATGTCCCCTTTAATTTCTCTGGGTTCGACTCTTACATCTTCTATAAACCCTTCAAGAAGGTCGATGTGCCTATGCGCTCAAAGGATGAGATGGGCTGGACAATGGCTGTGGCAATGTCGAAAGACAGTATCTTTGGTGAGTACAACCGACTGTATAATTACGCCGTCATCATCGCTATTGGCGGTCTGCTGCTGATGTTGCTGGCCTGTTGGGCAATCCTCTTCCTGCGCCTCCGTCCGTTGAAAATGTTGACAGAGAAAGCCCAGCATATTGCCGAAGGCCACTACGACGACCCTATACCCCATACATGGGGCCGCGACGAGATAGGCAGTCTGCAGCGCAATTTCATCCGGATGCGCAGGGCTGTGGCGTCGCAGATTGGTGAGTTGGAACAGCTGACGGATGCCATTCAACAGCGCAGTAAGGAACTGAAAAGTGCTTATAAACAAGCTCAGAAGGCCGACAAAATGAAAACGGCCTTCCTGCACCACATGTCTGATCAGATGTTGTTGCCAGCACAGACCATCGACAAGGATGTAGAGGCATTGCGCCATATTGAGGGGCAGGCCAAGTGGGAAGAAACGGCTAAACTGGTGGAGAATATCCAGAAGAATGGTAACACCATCGCACGGGTATTGAATCATCTGCTGAATCAGTCGGAAGAGGATATCAGAAAGGAGGTAGAACATGATTAAGATGAATATTCGCAGGTCGTTCTCAACGAAGCTCAGTCTTTGGGTGCTCATCATGGCTGTGCCTGTGTTCTGTGGCTCTGTGGGACTCCTTTTCTACCACTCTCAGGGCATGATTCGTGGCGAGGCCGTGCAGCGCGCCAATGTGATGCTCGACGTGTCGCTGCAGCGCATTCATCGCTACCTCATCACCATCGAGACGGCAACAAACAGTTACAGTTGGCTGATAGAGAAAAGTATGCAGCCCGACTCGCTGATGGCGATCTCAGAGCGTATTGTGCATTTCAACCCCTATTCCGATGGGTGTGCTATCAGTATCGAGCCAGACGTCATTCCACAATATCCACGCCATTTTATGGCTTATTCTATCCGAAAGGATAGCGACTCTATTACGACGGCGCAGGAAAAGGATTATAATTATTTCACAGAGGAATGGTACGCAACGCCGCGCGACAGGAACAAGCCGGCTTGGGTGGTCTATTATGACGAGACCAACCAGTTGAACCTGAATAAGAATGGCATGATTGCCACATATAGCCGACCGCTCTATAATGCGCAGCATCAGCATATTGGTGTTGTCTCTACAGAGATGTCGCTTCTGCATATCTCGGATATACTGGCAGAAGAGAAACCTTATCCTAATTCATACTTTATCCTGCTCGATGAAAAAGGTCGCTATGTGGGCCATCCGGATTCTACCCGTCTCTTCAACAAGACTATTTTCGGGGTGGCCAACCTGCAGAAGCAGAAAGACCTCATTGTCCTGGGTCACGAGATGACGAAAGGTAATCAGGGGGAGATGTCGGTGACGATTAATGATGTCCCGTCGCAGGTTTGTTATAAGCCTGTGCCTGGCACTTCCTGGAGTCTGGCTATCGTGTGTCCCGACAGTGATATCCTGAAAGATTATTATAGGCTTATCTTTATCGTCGTTACCCTCCTTATTGTCGCTCTGGTTTTCATTGCTTTCTATTGTTATAAGATGATGGCGCGCTCGCTAAGTCCGTTGCGCCAGTTGCTGCGTAAGACGCAGGAAATAGCAAAGGGCGATTTGAAGGTCGAGATAGAGCGCATCTCTCGTATCGATGAGATGGGATGTTTGCAGAACAGTTATGTGACGATGCTCGAGTCGCTTAGGCAATATATGGACAGTGTGCGTGCGGCCAGTGACAAGGCGCATAAGTATAATGAGGAACTGGAACAGGCCACGCTGCTGGTCAAGGAGGCCGACAGGCAGAAGACGTCCTTTATCCAGAATATGACGCACCAGGTGCGCACACCGCTCAATGTCATTATGGGATACGCGCAGATACTCAACTCGCCATCGGCTCCCATCCTGCCTTGCGACTGTGTGTCGGAGGATGAGATAAAGGGTCTGACGGCAACAATGGAGCACAACTCCAAACTGCTTACCCGACTGATTCTGATGCTTCTCGACAGTTCTGATGCCACTTTCTCCGAGACGGCTATCAGCAGGAATCGTGAGGCGGTGTCGGCCAATACGGCTATGATGGAGATGGTAGATTATGTCATGCAGCTCTATCCCGACCTTCGTTTCATTGGCTTTGAGACAGAGGTGCCCGACGATTTGCTTATCACCACCAACAGGCAGTTCCTGCAGTATAGTTTGGCCGAGGTGCTGCTCAATGCAGTGAAATATTCCGACGGACAGCATATCATGACGCGTATCACCCGTACTGATACGACGATACGCTTCATTATTGAGGATACAGGAAAGGGTATTGCCGAGGCCGACCGTGAGCGCATCTTCAAGTTCTTCACCAAGGTTGATGACTTCAGTGAGGGACTGGGATTGGGACTTCCTCTCACCAGGCGGCATGTGGAGAACCTCGGTGGCAAGTTCTGGCTCGACGCCAGCTATCATGATGGTTGTCGGTTTATCTTTGAGTTCCCTCTGTGATTTATAGACCACAAATTTGTGTACTTTACTTTTTTTGTGTAATTTTGCAGCCAAACTCTTTGAGATGAAAACAGGAATATTTGTCGGAACATTCAATCCCTTTACCATAGGTCATGATTCAATCGTGACCCGTGCCCTCCCGCTTTTCGACAAACTGGTCATTGGGGTTGTGGGCGATCATGTACAGAAGCCTGGTATTCCTCCTGCTGCAGAGCGTATAGAGGCTATCAGGGCGCTCTATGCTGACGAGCCCCGCATTGAGGTGAAGGCTTATTTCGGGCTGGCTGTCGACTTTGCCCGTTCTGAGGGGGCCCGTTTCATCGTGAAGGGTGTGCGCTCTGTGAAGGATTTTGAGTATGAGCGTGAGCAGGCCGATGTCAACCGCCAGCTGACAAATGGTGAGGTGGAGACTATCCTGCTCTATAGTGAACCTCAATATGCTTCGGTTTCATCGTCGATGGTGCGTGAACTGCAGCATTTCGGCGTAGATGTCTCATCTTATTTGCCTAGTCGTAATACCGATATATCGAAATAACGTAATACAACATATGATCAGTTATAATTGCGAGAACGTGAAAATGCCTGCCATCAAAAAGCGCGACACCACCGCCTGGATTCGTCGTGTGGCAGCTACTTATAATAAGAAGGTGGGCGAAGTGGGCTACCTCTTCTGCGATGATGAGCATATCCTGGAGGTCAACCGCGAATACCTGGGGCACGATTATTATACGGATATCATCACTTTCGACTATTGTGAGGATGATGTCCTGAATGGCGACCTGGTCATCTCTTTAGATACGGTACGCTCTAATGCGGAACTGTTTCATAAGACCTATGACGAGGAACTGCATCGTGTCATCATTCACGGCATCTTGCATCTCTGTGGTATCAATGACAAGGGACCCGGTGAGCGGGAACTGATGGAAGCTGCTGAAAATAAAGCATTAGCGTTGCGTTAAAAAAACTAGCATATTAATCAGCTATAAAGCTATTAAAACTATGCGCCAGATATTATACCTCATCATCCTGACAATAGCTCCGGTACTCCTCGTGGACTGTACGGGCAGCGGTGAACCGAGTGTCTTCTCGCCAGATGTCCGTGATAGCTCTTCCTTCGCTCGGATTATGGGTGAGGCCGACTCGCTCTACAGCATGATGCAGTTCAGGGAGTCCTACGACCTCTACCTGTCGCTGCTGGATAATGAAGAGGTAAAGACCGATGCCGACAAACGGATGGGTGTGCTCAATGCGCTTTGCTCTGTCAGCGAGCTCTCTGGTCACCAGATAGAGCAGAATGAATGGTTGCAGCAGTTGATAGACCTGTCCACTCAGTCGAACAACGACTACTATCACTCTTTGGCGCTGGTCGAGATGGGACAAAACGTCTTTTATGAGGGCGACCGCGAGTTGGGAATACGATATGTCAACGAGGCTGTGAACCTGATGGCAAAGACCAATCGTGCCGATACAGACCATCTGATGTATAATCACCTCATTATGTTGGCGCGTATGTATGGCGAGATGAAAGACTACGACAATGCGCTGAAGATCAACCAGCGCAATCTGCAGCTCACCACCGAGGGCACACGCTGGGGCTCGGCACCTAATCAGCAGCTCATCAACCGGCGCATGGTATTTGCTAAGATAGCGGCTTTATTAGCCAAGATGGGGCAATTCCAGCGGGCCGACTCGGCTTATGTTGCATGGAAAGCTATACACTATGAAGGCAATCACACGCGCGACTATTTCATCGTGGACTATATGAAACATCGTGGACGCTATCAGGAGGCTGTCCCCATCTATAAGACCTTGATTCAGCGCATAAGGCTGCAAGGCGACACGCTTGGCGAGATGATGAATACTGCTAAGTGGGGCCTGGCCGAGGTCTATCGGAAAATGGGCAACTGCGAACAGGCGGCTAAACTCTATGAGCAGGTGCTCGAGATTCAAGACACGTTGAGGGTGCGTAAGGCTGTGAAAACGGCTCAGGAACTGGCTGCTATCTATCACGACCACGAGCAGAATCAGATTATCATGAAGCAGCAGACTGATAACAACCGTCAGCGCTACCTGTTGAACAGCGTTCTCGGCGTTCTGATTGGTGTTCTTATCCTGGTCTTCGTCATTATCCGCAAGAACCGTATTATCAGCAGCAAAAACCTGTCGCTGGCCAACCAGATTAACGAGGCCATGATTTACAGGGAGAAATACATACAAGAGGAGTTGAAAAACACCGTTTCTCCCAGCGATATAACAGACATCAGCACCCTTTCCGAGGAACAGCTGTTCCGTTATATCAACGATATCATCGTGCGCGAACGCCTGTTCCTTAATAAGAACTTCGACCGCCAGACTATCATGGACCGTTTTAATCTGTCCAAGGAGCGTGTGGGTGCTGCTTTCTCAAAGGGTAGCCAGTATGCTAAGCTCACTGACTATATGCAGGAGCTCCGCCTGGAGTATTCTACGTTTCTCATGTCCACTCATCCCGATAAGAGTGTCTCTCAGATTGCTATCGACTGTGGTTTCAGCAGTTATGCTTATTATGGCAAATGTTTCCGCCATCGTTTCGGCATGACGCCCACCGAGTTCCGCAAGTCTGCCTTGCAGAATCAGTAACCGTTCTTTTTCAAAACGCAGTCTTTTCAGCAAACTAAACGCTGTCTTTCCGTATGCTAAATGCTGTCTTGTAGTATGTAATCTTGTCTGAAAATATATGTAATCTTGTCTGTGCTATTGCATAATATATAATTTTTATATATTTTTGCAGCAGAAAAAGCTAAACAACATATATTTTTACCTAATTTGATGACTACTACTATTATTATCCTGCTTTCGGCGGCCGTCGTGCTACTGATATTGCTCATAGCCGTTCTCTTTTGGCGATTATTTCACCAAAATGATGAACTTCGGCAAAAGAACGATGTCATAGTGCGCGAGGTCCGCCGAAATCAGTTTTTAATCCATCAGGGAACATTCCGAAAACAGTGCCTGTCATAGCACATTATAAAACACTAACCAACATATACCGAACAACAAACAAGTATTGTATAAACATCTTTATTAATATTCTAAACTATTAACAGTATGAAAAGAAACAAATTACTACTTTTGCTCGTGCTGCTCATGACGGCGGCGACGGGCGCTTGGGCGCAAGACGCCAAGCATTTGATTACGGCCACTTACCGCGAACAGACACGCTCGCTGGAGCAGCCGCTGCCCTACGCCACTACCATCGGCGAACTCTTTGAGGCGGTTACGGGTGAACAATTCAGTAATTTAATCAGCACTATGTCCTCTTTTGAAATGCCTCTTACCGGAATCAGCTCCAACAACACCAGCGCCGTCAACATTGGCGAATTAAACGGCGCAAGCACCCCGGTGACGGTTATAGCCGATGGCAAAGCCACCATCAGTATAAATTTTGGTAGTTATGCTCATGGCATCTTCGTCAGCGCCACCTCCCCCCTCTACGCTTACATGAAGGACGGCGTGAAGGATGCCGGCAAGTGGACGGTGAAGGTGGGCGAGGGCCAGGCCCAGGCGCTGCCCATCGGCGGACTGAAGGGCGACGGCTCGGAGACCGTGACGCTGCAGTACAACGGACGACTGAAGGTGAAGGGCGTGAAGGCTACAAGCGACGCGGCTGCTCCCAGCGTTCCCGACGGGGCCCTCAGCGGCGTTTTCAGCGTCAGCGACACGAAGCAGGTGTATTTCTCGAAGGGTAACCTGCGCTACGAATCGTCGAAGTGGAGCTTCTTCGACAACCAGTATGACTATTACACAAGCTACAGCGCAGACGCATGGGACAAGTTCGGCTGGAGCACATCTGCCACCACATACGGTATGAATACTTCTGCAGCCAACAGTGATTATTCCGGCGACTTCGTGGACTGGGGCGCAACGATGGGCACAGGCTGGCGCACGCTGACAAGTGACGAGTGGACATATCTGTTCAAAACCCGCAGTGCATCTACCGTGAACGGCACCGAGAACGGCCGCTATGCCAAGGCTATGGTAAACAATGTACGGGGCATTATCCTCTTCCCCGACACCTATACTCACCCCGACGGCGTGACTGCTCCGACAGGTGTCAACGATACAGGCAACACTGGCTGGAATGGCAACAGCTACACCGTTGAGGATTGGACCAAGATGGAGACAGCCGGTTGTGTGTTCCTGCCGGCTGCAGGCTACCGGAATGGCTCGAGGGTGAACAATCCGGGCTCGTACGGCGACTACTCGTCTGCTACGCCTTATGGCACGGACAAAACGTACGGAGTGTTCTTCGGTTCGGGCAGTCTGACTCCCGCGAGCGACGGCAGTCGTTTCTACGGGTGCAGTGTCCGTCTCGTTCAGGAGGCTACAAGCGACGCTCCGGCGGCGAAGGAACCGGCTACGGTGACGACGGCGCCGACGGGTGCGGCGATTGTTGGCGTTGGCAAGAGCACGGCGCTGGTGAGCGGTGGCGTGGCCGACGGCGGCACGCTGATGTATGCATTGACCACGACGAACACGAAGCCTGCCTCGACGGATGGCTTCAGCGAGGCGGTGCCCAAGGCTGAGACCATCACCGCCAGTGGCACGGTATATGTTTGGTATTACGTGAAGGGCGACGACACGCACAGCGACAGCGAGATTGCGGCTACGGCCATTGAGGTTCCCGTGGCCGACGTCATATGGGACGTTACGAACGTCAGCAAACTTTCTGTCTACGACACCGACGAGTATGAGATGGATGAGGTCAAGCTGCGTGGTAATGCCGAACAGGTAGAAGCCACGTGGAAAAATAGCTCAAATCCGACGAAGGTTGGCATCAGTTTCCGAGTGGACGCATCCGGCGGCTTTACCTTTACGGCACCGACCGGCAAGAAGTTCACAAAGATCGATATGAAACCCCAAGGTGCTGAAGGTTGGGATCTTGCAAACCTCGGCGAGGGATGGGCAATTAATAATACGACCATCACGTGGACGGGCAGTGCCGCCTCGACGGTTGATCTGCTGAAGGATACTAATAGGTTCAACGGCAAACATATAATATACATCGCCTTCTACCTGTCGGAGTAATCCCTCACGCGCGCGTATAAATATATAATGTATAGGAAACGAGAAAAAACGACGTGAACGATGACGACGATGGCGAGAAAGGCGTGCTCCAACGGGGCGGAGAAGCTCAGCCCGAGGCAAAAAACATGGATTTCCGCTGCGGAAATCCGCTGCCCGAGGCGAAAAAAACGGCTCTTCCGATGCGGAAATCGGCATTTCGGGGCAAAAAACTTGCTCTTCCGATGCGGAAATCGGCATTTCGAGGCAAAAAGCTTGCTCTTCCGCTGCGGTGAAGCACCGCCCGAGGCTCGAAACTCGGATTTCCGCCACGGAAATCGGGATTCGTCGAAGTTTTTCTAACACGAATTCTTGCGCTCCGTTGGTGCTCAGGCGCTTCGCGGAGTCCCACGAATTGAACACGAAGGCCGAAGGGCTCGCGAGCGACAGCGAGAACGAAGTGGCAATTTTTCATTCGCTCGACCTCTGGTCGCTTGGCTAGTCCAAGAATGATAATTAATGGGCAATTAATGGAACTCCGAGCTCTGCTCGCCTGAGCACCTATTAAAATAGGCAATGAGCGAAGAATTACATGTTAAAATAAAAAAGAAACAAATAAAATTATAAGTAATATGAAACAATTAAAGAAAACAATACTGACGCTCGTCGCGCTATTAGCCGTGACGACCGGAGCGTGGGCCGAGGAGAAAATGGTGACAATAAATTCTAGCACCATGTCCTCGGGAGCGGTTACAGCTACAGGATTAAATATAATGATGAATAATTGTTTATATGTAAATTCAAATACTGCAACCATCACAACTAGTGAAGGTGTTATCACCAAACTGGTTATCAAGAAATTCGACGGTACATATGGAGATAATTTCACTGAAGCCAACGTAGGCGTGACGCCAGGCACCATTACCTACGGCTCCGACGAGATTATCGTCACGGACATCAATGCCGAGAGTGTGACATTGTCGAGAAAGGGAGGTGACAACTGGTCTACATCCTCTGTTGATGTTTACTACGCCTCCCCCTCCGGCCCCAAGGTCGCCTGGGACAAGGCCAAGAAGACCGGCACGTTCACCATGCCCGGCGGCAACGTGACACTGGAGCCCGAGTACTACGACCTGGCTACTCTGGCAGACAATGGGCTGACCGCAGCAGTGGATGCTGCTGCCAAGACCGAGGCTCCGCTCGCTGTTTTGGCTGAGAACGCAGTCACCGGCGGCACACTGATGTACTTCGTCATCTACGACGAGAACTTCTCCCAGGCCGACGCCATCGCACTGGCCGAGGACGAGTGGGAAGCCGCCATCCCAACGGCTGAGACTATCGAAGCTGCAGGCACCTACTACGTGTGGTACTACATCAAGGGCGACGACGAGCATAGCGACACCGACCCCCAGCGCCTCGCAGTCACCGTGCTGCCCGAGCCCACCTACGCCGTTGAGTTCGCCGAGGGCACCGAAGAGTCCGACAAGTGGACCGCCATTCCCAACGCCGGCGTGAAGAAGGGCGAGACCGTCACCGTCACCTACACCGGCACGAAGAAAGTCATCGGCGTGAAGGCCGAGAAGAAGGCGGCTGCTCCGACATGGGACGGGCCGATTGCCTCTGAGGCTACGGCTGCGGACATCGGCAAGGTGGTGTGCGCCGCAGGCCACCTGCACGACGCTAAGACTACTGTTCCCGACGGCTGCACCGCAGTGGGCATCCTGGGCAAGGTGACGGAAACGGGCCACGGCCTGATTCTCGCCCTGCAGGACGCAACGAATCAGACATGGAACACCATCAACGGCTGGACGTCTGCCTCTTACGCCGGCACCACGCTGAAAGTGCTGCCCGATGCTGGCGCCCGCGGCAACCTGTCGAGCTACGAAACGCTGGGCGAGACCACCGTGTCTAACTGGGCCGTGGCACAGAAGAGCGACTACGAGGCGATATTCACCAACCTCGGCTCGACGGTAAGTGATAGTTACGGCACGACTTACGACGGCAATGTGAATGCCTATATCACCACAGTTGGCGGTACGGCAATTACTAGCGGCTATTGGTCTGCCACGTATGACGGTGGCAATTACTCATGGATATTCTCCAGCGAGTATTGGGACTCCTACATTAAGTCGAATAGCGTTCGTGTCAGGCCAGTCCTCGGCTTCTGACCGCCCCTCTCGCGCGTATATAATATAAAAGGTATAAACAACATAAAGAAATACAATATATGAAAACAATATCAAGATATATAATGACGCTCGCGCTGCTACTCACGGCAGTCACGGGCGCGTGGGCCACGGACGGCGTGATCCTTAAAGAGTTAACAGTGCCCTCGGAATGGAACAACGATGACACGCCTTTGACAGTCGACGACCTGCCAGGCTTCAAGGAATTTTCCTCATTGACCGATGACGAGGCCAAGGCCCTTCTCAATTCCGTCCCGGCGGACAAAGTTCTCATCATTTACGGAGCGGGCGCAAGCAGCAATTCATTTAAGTTGGTTCAAAATGCTGGGACCAAAGTAAATGTAGGTGAACTTCCACTTACTCATGAAAATTTATTTAGTGAAAAAGATAACTACAAGTTCTACTACACCACCAGCGACGCCATCGAGGTAACCCCCGTGGCCGAACCCGCCGCTAATACCAAGCAGTGGACCTTCACCATGCCCGGCAGCGACGTGGTGCTGACTCCTATCTATGCTCCTACCAAGGTGACCCTTGCTGCCAACGACGTCCAAAAGGGTAGCGTAAGCATGGGTGGCGAAACCAAAGTGGAATGGACGGCTGACACATGGAGCGGCTGGACGTTTAATACCAAGGAATATACCGTAGATGACATCACTATGACCAGCACCCAGGATGCATATATCAATGAGATCACTGAGGCTGGTGACTATTTGCATAGTCTTAGCTTCTTCGTTAACCAGTGGGAAGATAATTCTACCGTTACCTTCAGCACCACAGGCGACCCCTTCAGCCGCATCGAATTCACGATGATTGATAATTATGGTGAATATAACCCTAACATAAAGCCTAATGACAATTGGACCTTCGAGGGCAAGAGCGCCGTATGGGAAGGCGAAGCCACCAAGAGCCTCACGCTC
Proteins encoded:
- the coaD gene encoding pantetheine-phosphate adenylyltransferase, with translation MKTGIFVGTFNPFTIGHDSIVTRALPLFDKLVIGVVGDHVQKPGIPPAAERIEAIRALYADEPRIEVKAYFGLAVDFARSEGARFIVKGVRSVKDFEYEREQADVNRQLTNGEVETILLYSEPQYASVSSSMVRELQHFGVDVSSYLPSRNTDISK
- a CDS encoding tetratricopeptide repeat protein — encoded protein: MRQILYLIILTIAPVLLVDCTGSGEPSVFSPDVRDSSSFARIMGEADSLYSMMQFRESYDLYLSLLDNEEVKTDADKRMGVLNALCSVSELSGHQIEQNEWLQQLIDLSTQSNNDYYHSLALVEMGQNVFYEGDRELGIRYVNEAVNLMAKTNRADTDHLMYNHLIMLARMYGEMKDYDNALKINQRNLQLTTEGTRWGSAPNQQLINRRMVFAKIAALLAKMGQFQRADSAYVAWKAIHYEGNHTRDYFIVDYMKHRGRYQEAVPIYKTLIQRIRLQGDTLGEMMNTAKWGLAEVYRKMGNCEQAAKLYEQVLEIQDTLRVRKAVKTAQELAAIYHDHEQNQIIMKQQTDNNRQRYLLNSVLGVLIGVLILVFVIIRKNRIISSKNLSLANQINEAMIYREKYIQEELKNTVSPSDITDISTLSEEQLFRYINDIIVRERLFLNKNFDRQTIMDRFNLSKERVGAAFSKGSQYAKLTDYMQELRLEYSTFLMSTHPDKSVSQIAIDCGFSSYAYYGKCFRHRFGMTPTEFRKSALQNQ
- a CDS encoding HAMP domain-containing protein, which codes for MQRPSTFYRKHLSLRLSLRVASAVCLLLMLTLLVMFFYSRKVMKEDALQRASQTLEGAMVRIDNILLSVEETTGNMYYQLRPLLNNPDTIRAYCRMVVETNPYATGCAIALKPGYYADRDTFMVYYHRTGNVSDAPADSLIVSADSFGNIPYTEQAWYKKPMTQNKALWLNPLEGMDTDEEPLESYSVPIPGDDGEPIGVISVDVSISLLSGTIANIKPTPDSYCAVLDKDGSFIVHPTGLHLMQPTSLGLPDETLQQLLQQIQSGKSGYVPFNFSGFDSYIFYKPFKKVDVPMRSKDEMGWTMAVAMSKDSIFGEYNRLYNYAVIIAIGGLLLMLLACWAILFLRLRPLKMLTEKAQHIAEGHYDDPIPHTWGRDEIGSLQRNFIRMRRAVASQIGELEQLTDAIQQRSKELKSAYKQAQKADKMKTAFLHHMSDQMLLPAQTIDKDVEALRHIEGQAKWEETAKLVENIQKNGNTIARVLNHLLNQSEEDIRKEVEHD
- a CDS encoding sensor histidine kinase; translation: MIKMNIRRSFSTKLSLWVLIMAVPVFCGSVGLLFYHSQGMIRGEAVQRANVMLDVSLQRIHRYLITIETATNSYSWLIEKSMQPDSLMAISERIVHFNPYSDGCAISIEPDVIPQYPRHFMAYSIRKDSDSITTAQEKDYNYFTEEWYATPRDRNKPAWVVYYDETNQLNLNKNGMIATYSRPLYNAQHQHIGVVSTEMSLLHISDILAEEKPYPNSYFILLDEKGRYVGHPDSTRLFNKTIFGVANLQKQKDLIVLGHEMTKGNQGEMSVTINDVPSQVCYKPVPGTSWSLAIVCPDSDILKDYYRLIFIVVTLLIVALVFIAFYCYKMMARSLSPLRQLLRKTQEIAKGDLKVEIERISRIDEMGCLQNSYVTMLESLRQYMDSVRAASDKAHKYNEELEQATLLVKEADRQKTSFIQNMTHQVRTPLNVIMGYAQILNSPSAPILPCDCVSEDEIKGLTATMEHNSKLLTRLILMLLDSSDATFSETAISRNREAVSANTAMMEMVDYVMQLYPDLRFIGFETEVPDDLLITTNRQFLQYSLAEVLLNAVKYSDGQHIMTRITRTDTTIRFIIEDTGKGIAEADRERIFKFFTKVDDFSEGLGLGLPLTRRHVENLGGKFWLDASYHDGCRFIFEFPL
- a CDS encoding InlB B-repeat-containing protein is translated as MKTISRYIMTLALLLTAVTGAWATDGVILKELTVPSEWNNDDTPLTVDDLPGFKEFSSLTDDEAKALLNSVPADKVLIIYGAGASSNSFKLVQNAGTKVNVGELPLTHENLFSEKDNYKFYYTTSDAIEVTPVAEPAANTKQWTFTMPGSDVVLTPIYAPTKVTLAANDVQKGSVSMGGETKVEWTADTWSGWTFNTKEYTVDDITMTSTQDAYINEITEAGDYLHSLSFFVNQWEDNSTVTFSTTGDPFSRIEFTMIDNYGEYNPNIKPNDNWTFEGKSAVWEGEATKSLTLQSCSTEVSKITFYKDGGIPEGVTVNGDGTFTVAQTATVKVKAIPAEGYKLKGWSDASDCTDLVREITIEPGEEDMIITAIFEEMTYTATFTAANANTIESGKATVTVGGAAATVTEGKLEGVKMGSEVKLKAADGYKFRKVEVKKGGAATLATALENGATVVIAFKYRDDGTCTFTNNNGTFTFVSGTGQLGGGNGPKQLSVENGKLIFKGSGTNSFTDRWSWYGFQVTFDPTANTYEVWKGSDLDVASFTSISVNGTDITDQLSELK
- the ruvB gene encoding Holliday junction branch migration DNA helicase RuvB, with the protein product MDEDFDIREERFAGSGEKDFENALRPLRFGDFSGQQKIVENLEVFVEAAKYRGEPLDHTLLHGPPGLGKTTLSNIIANELGVGFKITSGPVLDKPGDLAGILTSLEPRDVLFIDEIHRLSPVVEEYLYSAMEDYRIDIMIDKGPSARSIQIDLNPFTLVGATTRSGLLTAPLRARFGINMHLEYYDPETLSKIIERSSNILGVPITEDAAMEIAGRSRGTPRIANALLRRVRDFAQVKGNGAIDTKISRVALTALNIDKYGLDEIDNKILLTIIDKFKGGPVGITTIATAIGEDAGTVEEVYEPFLIMEGFIKRTPRGRMVTELAYRHFGRNPYSGNIMEPNLFET
- the ybeY gene encoding rRNA maturation RNase YbeY — protein: MISYNCENVKMPAIKKRDTTAWIRRVAATYNKKVGEVGYLFCDDEHILEVNREYLGHDYYTDIITFDYCEDDVLNGDLVISLDTVRSNAELFHKTYDEELHRVIIHGILHLCGINDKGPGERELMEAAENKALALR